The Trinickia acidisoli genome includes a window with the following:
- a CDS encoding acetyl-CoA C-acetyltransferase — translation MTDVVIVSAARTAVGKFGGSLAKIAAPELGAAVVRAVLERAGVKPEQVSEVILGQVLTAGSGQNPARQALIKAGLPSAVPGMTINKVCGSGLKAVMLAANAVISGDADIVVAGGQENMSAAPHVLPGSRDGFRMGDAKLVDTMIVDGLWDVYNQYHMGVTAENVAKEYGITREEQDKFAALSQNKAEAAQKAGRFNDEIVPIEIPQRKGEPVRFVTDEFVRHGVTAESLAGLKPAFSKEGTVTAANASGLNDGAAAVLVMSAKKAEALGLTPLARIKAYANAGVDPRVMGMGPVPASRRCLERAGWSIGDLDLMEINEAFAAQALAVHQQMGWDTSKINVNGGAIAIGHPIGASGCRILVTLLHEMQKRDAKRGLASLCIGGGMGVALAVERV, via the coding sequence ATGACTGACGTAGTGATCGTATCGGCTGCTCGCACCGCCGTGGGCAAGTTCGGTGGTTCGCTCGCGAAGATTGCCGCGCCCGAGCTTGGTGCGGCCGTCGTTCGGGCGGTGCTCGAGCGCGCGGGCGTCAAACCCGAGCAAGTGAGCGAAGTCATCCTGGGGCAGGTGCTGACGGCGGGCTCCGGCCAGAATCCGGCGCGTCAAGCGTTGATCAAGGCCGGGCTGCCGAGCGCGGTGCCGGGCATGACGATCAACAAGGTGTGCGGCTCGGGTCTGAAGGCCGTCATGCTGGCCGCGAACGCCGTGATCTCGGGCGATGCCGACATCGTCGTCGCCGGTGGGCAAGAGAATATGAGCGCGGCGCCGCACGTACTGCCGGGCTCGCGCGACGGCTTCCGCATGGGCGATGCCAAGCTCGTCGACACGATGATCGTCGACGGCCTGTGGGACGTCTACAACCAGTACCACATGGGGGTCACGGCTGAAAACGTGGCCAAAGAATACGGCATCACGCGCGAGGAGCAGGACAAGTTCGCGGCGCTGTCGCAGAACAAGGCCGAGGCTGCGCAGAAGGCGGGGCGCTTCAACGACGAAATCGTTCCCATCGAGATTCCGCAGCGTAAGGGCGAGCCTGTTCGCTTCGTCACCGACGAGTTCGTGCGACATGGCGTGACGGCCGAGTCGCTCGCGGGCTTGAAGCCGGCCTTCTCGAAGGAAGGTACGGTCACGGCAGCGAACGCGTCGGGCCTGAACGACGGCGCGGCGGCCGTACTCGTGATGTCGGCCAAGAAGGCCGAGGCGCTTGGGCTGACGCCGCTCGCGCGGATCAAGGCATACGCCAATGCCGGCGTCGATCCGAGGGTCATGGGGATGGGGCCGGTGCCGGCGTCTCGCCGTTGTCTCGAGCGCGCGGGTTGGTCGATCGGCGACCTCGATCTGATGGAAATCAACGAGGCGTTTGCCGCGCAGGCGCTCGCGGTCCACCAGCAGATGGGCTGGGACACGTCGAAGATCAACGTGAACGGCGGCGCGATCGCGATCGGCCATCCGATCGGCGCATCGGGCTGCCGCATTCTCGTGACATTGCTCCACGAAATGCAGAAACGCGACGCGAAGCGTGGCTTGGCCTCGCTCTGTATTGGCGGCGGGATGGGCGTCGCGTTGGCGGTCGAGCGCGTCTGA
- the rimO gene encoding 30S ribosomal protein S12 methylthiotransferase RimO, translating into MPHTSSPAAPTSAAATPTAPKVGFVSLGCPKALVDSEQIITQLRAEGYEISGTYDGADLVVVNTCGFIDEAVQESLDAIGEALTENGKVIVTGCLGAKKSASGEGLIEEVHPKVLAVTGPHAVGEVMQAVHNHLPKPHDPFVDLVPPAGIKLTPRHYAYLKISEGCNHRCTFCIIPSMRGDLVSRPIAEVMLEAENLFKSGVKELLVISQDTSAYGVDVKYRTGFWNGRPLKTRMTDLVGALGELAAQYGAWVRLHYVYPYPHVDEIIPMMAEGPFKGHVLPYLDVPFQHADPEVLKRMKRPANAERTLERVAAWRRMCPELTIRSTFIAGFPGETEAQFETLLEFIRAAELDRVGCFAYSPVEGASANELDGALPDEVREARRARFMEVAEEVSAQRMKRKVGKMLKVLIDEVNADGGIGRTAADAPEIDGVVYVAPASKASKRYKAGDFVSVRITGADGHDLWGEV; encoded by the coding sequence ATGCCGCACACGTCTTCTCCCGCCGCGCCGACATCGGCCGCCGCCACACCAACCGCACCCAAGGTCGGTTTCGTATCGCTCGGCTGCCCCAAGGCACTCGTCGATTCCGAGCAAATCATCACGCAGTTGCGCGCCGAGGGCTACGAAATTTCGGGCACCTACGACGGTGCCGATCTCGTCGTCGTCAACACCTGCGGCTTCATCGACGAAGCGGTGCAGGAGAGCCTCGATGCCATTGGCGAAGCGCTGACCGAAAACGGGAAGGTGATCGTCACCGGCTGTCTGGGTGCAAAAAAAAGCGCCAGCGGCGAGGGTCTCATCGAGGAAGTGCACCCGAAGGTGCTCGCCGTCACGGGGCCGCACGCCGTCGGCGAAGTGATGCAAGCGGTGCACAACCATTTGCCGAAGCCGCATGATCCGTTCGTCGACCTCGTGCCGCCGGCCGGCATCAAGCTCACGCCGCGCCACTACGCCTATTTGAAGATTTCCGAGGGGTGTAACCACCGCTGCACGTTTTGCATCATCCCGTCGATGCGCGGCGATCTCGTCTCGCGGCCCATCGCCGAGGTCATGCTCGAGGCCGAGAATCTGTTCAAGTCGGGCGTGAAGGAACTGCTCGTCATCTCGCAAGACACGAGCGCCTATGGCGTTGACGTCAAGTACCGCACCGGTTTTTGGAACGGGCGACCGCTCAAGACGCGCATGACCGACCTCGTCGGCGCGCTTGGTGAACTCGCCGCGCAGTATGGCGCTTGGGTGCGGCTGCATTACGTCTATCCGTACCCGCACGTCGACGAAATCATTCCGATGATGGCCGAGGGGCCGTTCAAGGGGCACGTGCTGCCTTATCTCGACGTGCCGTTCCAGCACGCCGACCCTGAAGTGCTCAAGCGCATGAAGCGACCGGCCAACGCTGAGCGCACGCTCGAGCGCGTCGCCGCGTGGCGTCGCATGTGCCCCGAGCTGACGATACGCAGCACTTTCATTGCCGGCTTTCCGGGCGAGACGGAAGCTCAATTCGAAACGTTGCTCGAATTCATTCGCGCGGCTGAACTCGATCGCGTCGGCTGCTTCGCCTACTCTCCCGTCGAAGGCGCGAGTGCGAACGAGCTAGACGGCGCCTTGCCCGACGAAGTGCGCGAAGCGCGTCGAGCGCGTTTTATGGAAGTCGCCGAAGAGGTCTCTGCGCAGAGAATGAAGCGCAAGGTCGGCAAGATGCTCAAAGTGCTCATCGACGAGGTGAACGCGGACGGTGGAATCGGTCGGACGGCGGCCGATGCGCCGGAGATCGATGGCGTCGTTTATGTCGCGCCCGCGTCCAAAGCCTCCAAGCGGTACAAAGCCGGCGATTTCGTGTCGGTCAGGATAACCGGTGCCGATGGTCACGATCTTTGGGGAGAAGTCTGA
- a CDS encoding 3-ketoacyl-ACP reductase: MTQRIAYVTGGMGGIGTGICQRLHRQGFKVVAGCGPNSPRRVTWLEQQKALGYDFVASEGNVGDWESTKTAFDKVKAEVGEVDVLVNNAGITRDVVFRKMTHEDWTAVIDTNLTSLFNVTKQVIDGMVERGFGRVINISSVNGQKGQFGQTNYSTAKAGIHGFTMALAQEVATKGVTVNTVSPGYIGTDMVKSIRADVLEKIIATIPVRRLGTPDEIASIVAWLASDESGFSTGADFSLNGGLHMG; encoded by the coding sequence ATGACTCAGCGTATTGCGTACGTAACGGGCGGAATGGGGGGCATCGGTACTGGGATTTGCCAGCGCCTGCATCGCCAAGGGTTCAAAGTGGTGGCGGGCTGTGGGCCGAATTCGCCGCGGCGCGTCACTTGGCTGGAGCAACAGAAGGCGCTCGGCTACGACTTCGTTGCCTCTGAGGGCAACGTCGGCGATTGGGAGTCGACCAAAACCGCGTTCGACAAGGTGAAGGCCGAGGTCGGCGAGGTCGACGTGCTCGTCAACAATGCGGGCATTACGCGCGACGTCGTGTTTCGCAAGATGACGCACGAGGATTGGACGGCCGTCATCGACACGAACCTGACGAGCTTGTTCAACGTCACGAAGCAGGTGATCGACGGCATGGTGGAGCGCGGTTTCGGGCGCGTCATCAACATTTCGTCCGTGAATGGCCAGAAGGGGCAGTTCGGACAGACGAACTACTCGACGGCCAAAGCCGGCATTCACGGTTTCACGATGGCGCTCGCGCAGGAAGTGGCGACCAAAGGCGTGACCGTGAACACGGTGTCGCCCGGCTATATCGGTACGGACATGGTCAAATCGATTCGCGCAGACGTGCTCGAAAAAATCATCGCGACGATCCCGGTGCGCCGCTTGGGCACTCCGGATGAAATTGCGTCGATCGTCGCTTGGCTTGCGTCCGATGAGTCGGGTTTTTCGACGGGTGCCGATTTCTCGCTGAACGGCGGTTTGCACATGGGCTGA
- a CDS encoding DUF6013 family protein, producing the protein MSMRVRLSPVAVLVSVAAWAAGGFAVLAQAAPPITVTSKTPVDGPTKYTVKVASKTYGNAQDTRTIRSGQTDDYSWKTTPPGGAMTAPDRCPNYGSLPLDANGAVQRVVRIRLAPTVAADGTATVQMSVQASAPRGKTTVKVGGKSLQCPSVATLSQVVRFTMPTNGSAKTVNLSDGSQVTVSGQR; encoded by the coding sequence GTGAGCATGAGGGTTCGTCTGAGTCCCGTAGCCGTTTTGGTTTCCGTTGCCGCGTGGGCGGCCGGTGGGTTTGCCGTCCTCGCCCAGGCGGCGCCACCGATCACCGTCACATCGAAAACGCCGGTCGACGGTCCGACCAAGTACACGGTCAAGGTTGCATCGAAAACGTACGGCAACGCGCAGGACACGCGCACGATTCGCTCAGGGCAAACCGACGATTATTCGTGGAAGACGACGCCGCCCGGCGGCGCCATGACGGCGCCGGATCGATGCCCGAACTACGGATCGTTGCCGCTCGATGCGAACGGTGCCGTGCAACGCGTCGTGCGTATTCGGCTTGCGCCGACGGTGGCGGCAGATGGTACCGCGACCGTGCAGATGAGCGTGCAGGCCAGCGCACCGCGCGGCAAGACGACCGTGAAAGTGGGCGGCAAATCGTTGCAGTGCCCGAGCGTCGCGACGCTCAGCCAGGTCGTGCGCTTCACGATGCCGACGAACGGCAGCGCAAAGACCGTGAATCTGAGCGACGGCTCGCAGGTGACGGTTTCCGGGCAGCGCTAA
- a CDS encoding ABC transporter permease produces the protein MNAPLHELSLVDVAIAALLIIVNGAISIVLSLGLGRQLALAAVRTVVQLLAVGYVLGWVFSVDRWYVVLPLMALMTVIAGFAGAARGAHTYAGQRLDSLVSIWISAWIVAAVGLFAVMRIHPWYAPQYAIPILGMILGNTLTGVSLAIERMTEELTARRDRVEMALALGATRWEAARGPARHAARAGMIPTLNQMAVVGVVSLPGMMTGQVLAGQSPLQAVRYQIVIMFLIAASSALGTVGAVLLTYRRLFSADHMFLAAKLVERASPR, from the coding sequence ATGAATGCGCCATTGCACGAACTGAGTCTCGTCGACGTCGCAATCGCGGCGCTGCTCATCATCGTCAACGGCGCCATCTCGATCGTCCTCTCGCTGGGCCTCGGACGCCAACTCGCGCTCGCCGCCGTGCGCACCGTCGTGCAACTGCTCGCCGTCGGCTACGTGCTTGGCTGGGTGTTCTCCGTCGATCGCTGGTACGTCGTCCTGCCGCTCATGGCGTTGATGACGGTCATTGCCGGCTTCGCCGGTGCGGCGCGCGGCGCGCATACGTACGCGGGACAGCGCCTCGACAGCCTCGTGTCGATCTGGATCAGCGCCTGGATCGTCGCGGCCGTGGGGCTGTTCGCCGTCATGCGCATTCACCCTTGGTACGCGCCGCAGTATGCAATTCCGATCCTCGGCATGATCCTCGGCAATACGCTGACCGGCGTCTCGCTCGCCATCGAGCGCATGACCGAGGAGCTGACCGCTCGGCGCGACCGGGTCGAAATGGCGCTCGCGCTCGGCGCCACGCGCTGGGAGGCCGCACGCGGTCCCGCCCGCCATGCCGCGCGCGCGGGCATGATCCCGACGCTCAATCAAATGGCCGTTGTCGGCGTGGTCAGCCTACCGGGCATGATGACGGGGCAAGTGCTCGCAGGCCAGTCGCCGCTGCAGGCCGTGCGCTACCAGATCGTCATCATGTTCCTCATCGCCGCGTCGTCGGCGCTCGGAACGGTCGGCGCGGTGCTGCTGACGTACCGGCGCCTATTCAGCGCCGATCACATGTTCCTCGCGGCAAAGCTCGTCGAACGCGCCTCGCCGCGATGA
- the phaR gene encoding polyhydroxyalkanoate synthesis repressor PhaR, translating to MSTTKKTAERFIKKYPNRRLYDTETSTYITLSDVKQLVLDQEEFKVIDAKSNEDLTRSILLQIILEEESGGVPMFSSSMLSQIIRFYGHAMQGMMGVYLEKNIQAFIEIQNKLAEQSKNLYEGNALNPEVWSQFMNMQAPMMQGMMTSYIEQSKNMFVQMQEQMQNQAKTMFNSFTFNKPGSGSEPEKK from the coding sequence ATGTCGACTACAAAGAAAACAGCCGAGCGATTCATCAAGAAATACCCGAACCGTCGGCTCTACGACACGGAGACGAGCACGTACATCACGCTTAGCGACGTGAAGCAACTCGTGCTCGATCAGGAGGAGTTCAAGGTCATCGATGCGAAGAGCAACGAGGATCTCACGCGCAGCATCTTGCTGCAGATCATTCTCGAAGAAGAAAGCGGCGGCGTGCCGATGTTTTCCTCGTCGATGCTGTCGCAGATCATTCGTTTCTACGGGCATGCGATGCAAGGCATGATGGGCGTCTACTTGGAAAAGAATATTCAGGCGTTCATCGAAATTCAAAACAAGCTTGCGGAACAATCGAAGAATCTCTATGAAGGTAACGCGCTGAATCCGGAGGTGTGGTCGCAGTTCATGAACATGCAGGCGCCGATGATGCAAGGAATGATGACGAGCTACATCGAGCAGTCGAAAAACATGTTCGTGCAGATGCAAGAGCAGATGCAGAACCAGGCCAAGACGATGTTCAACTCGTTCACGTTCAACAAGCCGGGCTCGGGCTCCGAGCCGGAGAAGAAGTAA
- the pgeF gene encoding peptidoglycan editing factor PgeF, with translation MTKADEAALTENDCLRPAWRVSPRVRALVTTRAGGVSAPPYGRWLEGREAEGGLNLGLHTGDDPVHVAQNRARLRALAGVRAAWLEQVHGDAIVAAHEVPLDGPPVRADASVTTVPGVACLVMVADCMPVLLCDGEGHAVGAAHAGWRGLAAGIVEKTAARVAEQAQCAPQMLHAYLGPAIGPQAFEVGDEVRAAFLAAAAPAEHDATARAFVARPQAPGKYWADLYALARVRLARLGVTQIAGGDACTVTDQERFYSYRRDRVTGRMAALIWLAD, from the coding sequence ATGACGAAAGCCGACGAAGCCGCATTGACTGAGAACGATTGCCTGCGTCCCGCCTGGCGCGTGTCGCCGCGCGTGCGCGCGCTCGTCACGACGCGTGCGGGCGGCGTCAGCGCGCCGCCGTACGGCCGCTGGCTGGAAGGTCGCGAAGCGGAGGGCGGCCTGAACCTCGGCTTGCATACTGGCGATGACCCGGTGCACGTGGCGCAAAACCGGGCGCGTTTGCGCGCGCTTGCCGGCGTGCGTGCCGCATGGCTCGAACAGGTCCACGGCGATGCGATCGTCGCTGCCCATGAGGTGCCGCTCGACGGTCCCCCCGTGCGGGCCGATGCAAGCGTGACGACGGTGCCCGGCGTCGCTTGTCTCGTGATGGTGGCCGATTGCATGCCGGTCTTGCTGTGCGACGGCGAGGGGCACGCGGTGGGCGCCGCTCACGCGGGCTGGCGCGGTCTTGCAGCCGGTATCGTCGAGAAGACAGCCGCGCGCGTCGCCGAACAGGCGCAGTGCGCGCCGCAGATGCTGCACGCTTATCTGGGGCCCGCAATCGGTCCGCAGGCGTTCGAGGTCGGCGACGAGGTGCGCGCTGCGTTCCTAGCCGCAGCCGCTCCAGCGGAGCACGACGCGACCGCCCGCGCATTCGTCGCGCGTCCGCAAGCACCGGGCAAATATTGGGCCGACCTGTACGCACTGGCGCGCGTGCGCCTTGCACGGCTCGGCGTGACGCAGATCGCGGGCGGCGATGCCTGTACGGTGACGGACCAGGAACGGTTTTATTCCTATCGGCGCGATCGGGTGACGGGCCGTATGGCCGCGTTGATCTGGCTGGCGGATTGA
- a CDS encoding AbrB/MazE/SpoVT family DNA-binding domain-containing protein, producing MAVQTLKRWGNSLAVRIPASVAQEAQLVEGQSIDVQVVDGKVQILAHTAIKRFSRERYVQQLWGRILEPHAAIDFGAPQGSEFGGPDEPR from the coding sequence ATGGCCGTTCAAACATTAAAGCGCTGGGGCAACAGTCTTGCTGTACGCATCCCGGCGAGCGTTGCCCAGGAGGCTCAACTGGTCGAGGGGCAGTCGATCGACGTGCAGGTCGTTGACGGCAAGGTACAGATTCTTGCTCACACGGCCATCAAGCGCTTTTCTCGCGAGCGCTATGTGCAGCAATTGTGGGGGCGAATACTGGAGCCGCATGCCGCCATCGATTTCGGCGCCCCGCAAGGCTCGGAGTTCGGCGGGCCCGACGAGCCCCGCTAA
- the serB gene encoding phosphoserine phosphatase SerB produces MNLVVQSPEPLATAHVKPLVALARGAQAQSIDACALRIADADPAQRPDIETYCATHALDYAYVPAGRTLRDFRLVAMDMDSTLITIECIDEIADFCGLKAEVSAITEASMRGEIKNFNESLSARVALLKGLDASALEHVFMERLKLSPGAETMLAAAKAAGLRTLLVSGGFTFFTERLQAQLGLDFTRANTLEIVDGKLTGKVTGEIVNASVKARTVRETCAKLGIATSQTIALGDGSNDLEMMAEAGLSVAFRAKPVVRAAANVAFNHVGLDGLLRLF; encoded by the coding sequence ATGAACCTCGTCGTACAAAGCCCCGAGCCGTTAGCCACTGCCCACGTCAAGCCGCTCGTCGCGCTCGCGCGCGGCGCCCAAGCACAGTCTATCGACGCCTGCGCGCTGCGTATCGCCGACGCCGATCCCGCCCAGCGCCCCGACATCGAAACGTACTGCGCGACCCACGCGCTCGACTACGCTTACGTGCCCGCGGGCCGCACGCTGCGCGACTTCCGCCTCGTGGCGATGGACATGGATTCGACGCTGATCACGATCGAGTGCATCGACGAAATCGCCGACTTTTGCGGATTGAAGGCCGAGGTATCCGCCATCACCGAGGCCTCGATGCGAGGCGAAATCAAAAATTTCAATGAAAGCCTGAGCGCGCGCGTCGCTCTTCTCAAGGGGCTCGACGCGTCGGCACTCGAGCACGTCTTCATGGAGCGCTTGAAGCTGTCGCCCGGCGCCGAAACGATGCTGGCCGCCGCGAAGGCCGCGGGCTTGCGGACGTTGCTCGTCTCAGGCGGCTTCACGTTCTTTACGGAGCGGCTGCAAGCACAGCTAGGGCTCGATTTCACGCGCGCCAACACGCTCGAGATCGTCGACGGCAAGCTGACGGGCAAAGTGACGGGCGAAATCGTCAACGCGAGCGTCAAGGCCCGCACCGTGCGCGAGACCTGCGCCAAGTTGGGTATCGCGACATCGCAAACGATCGCGCTCGGCGACGGCTCCAACGATCTAGAGATGATGGCCGAAGCCGGCCTGTCGGTGGCATTTCGCGCCAAGCCCGTGGTGCGGGCAGCGGCCAACGTTGCGTTCAACCACGTCGGCCTCGACGGCCTGCTGCGTTTGTTCTGA
- the phaC gene encoding class I poly(R)-hydroxyalkanoic acid synthase: MQRMFEAWMGAWRSFADPSKWPSAAQGGGPASGMAAQAMNGQAGGAPFAFPFAMPQMPSMPLPSMAEAQQALAGMTLPVASIPPDRLQALQSDYSRDCLALLQQAGTADKAAPELPDRRFSSEAWKATPAFAYVAAWYLLNTRYLQALADAVDTDVKTRERIRFAVQQWTAAASPSNFLALNPEAQKTLLESHGESLRQGVMNLLADMRRGKISQSDESRFVVGKNIGSTEGAVVFENELIQLIQYKPRTPSVFERPLLMVPPCINKFYILDLQPESSLVAHALECGHQVFMISWRNADASLADKSWDDYVNDGVLAAIDVVKSVSGREQINTFGFCIGGTMIATALAVLAARGEHPAASMTLLTAMLDFSDTGVLDVFVDEAHVRMREQTIGGINGAPPGLMRGVEFANAFSFLRPNDLVWNYVVDNYLKGRTPAPFDLLYWNGDSTNLPGPMYVWYLRNTYLENRIREPGALTVCGEALDLSRIDVPTFIYGSRDDHIVPWRTAYASAPLLTGPQRFVLGASGHIAGVINPPAKGKRSYWSHENDEKALPENPDDWFEGAVEKPGSWWPDWMAWLDQYGGKKVKVRVQLGSAEYPVIEPAPGRYVQERD, from the coding sequence ATGCAGCGGATGTTCGAGGCTTGGATGGGCGCGTGGCGTTCTTTCGCCGATCCGAGCAAATGGCCGTCCGCCGCGCAGGGCGGCGGCCCGGCCAGCGGGATGGCCGCGCAAGCGATGAACGGCCAAGCGGGCGGCGCGCCGTTCGCCTTCCCGTTCGCGATGCCGCAGATGCCATCGATGCCGTTGCCTTCGATGGCCGAGGCGCAGCAGGCGCTCGCGGGTATGACGCTGCCCGTCGCGTCCATTCCTCCCGATCGGCTGCAGGCGCTGCAGTCCGACTATTCGCGCGATTGCCTTGCATTGCTGCAGCAAGCGGGTACGGCCGACAAAGCGGCACCCGAGCTGCCGGATAGGCGTTTCAGTTCGGAAGCGTGGAAAGCGACGCCGGCGTTCGCCTACGTGGCGGCCTGGTATCTGCTGAATACGCGTTATCTACAAGCGCTTGCCGACGCCGTCGACACCGATGTGAAAACGCGCGAGCGAATTCGCTTCGCCGTGCAGCAATGGACGGCCGCCGCGTCGCCGAGCAACTTCCTCGCGCTCAACCCCGAGGCACAAAAGACACTGCTCGAGAGTCACGGCGAAAGCCTGCGCCAGGGGGTGATGAACCTGCTGGCCGACATGCGCCGTGGCAAGATTTCGCAGAGCGACGAGTCGCGCTTCGTCGTCGGCAAGAACATCGGTTCGACCGAGGGCGCCGTCGTCTTCGAAAACGAACTGATTCAACTGATTCAGTACAAGCCGCGCACGCCGAGCGTGTTCGAGCGGCCGCTGCTGATGGTTCCGCCTTGCATCAATAAGTTCTACATCCTCGATCTGCAGCCCGAGAGTTCGCTTGTCGCGCATGCGCTCGAATGCGGACATCAAGTCTTCATGATCTCGTGGCGCAATGCCGACGCCTCGCTGGCCGACAAGTCTTGGGACGATTACGTCAACGACGGTGTGCTTGCCGCGATCGACGTCGTCAAAAGCGTGAGCGGACGCGAGCAGATCAATACGTTCGGTTTTTGCATCGGCGGCACGATGATCGCGACGGCGCTGGCCGTGCTCGCGGCGCGCGGCGAGCACCCCGCCGCCTCGATGACATTGTTGACGGCGATGCTCGACTTCAGCGATACGGGTGTGCTCGACGTCTTCGTCGACGAAGCCCACGTGCGCATGCGCGAGCAAACGATCGGCGGCATCAACGGCGCGCCGCCGGGGCTCATGCGCGGCGTCGAGTTCGCGAATGCGTTCTCGTTCTTGCGGCCCAACGACTTAGTATGGAACTACGTCGTCGACAACTACCTCAAAGGGCGCACGCCCGCACCGTTCGACTTGCTGTACTGGAACGGCGATTCGACTAATTTGCCTGGGCCGATGTACGTTTGGTACCTGCGCAATACATACTTGGAGAACCGGATACGCGAGCCCGGGGCGTTGACCGTGTGCGGAGAAGCGCTCGATCTTTCGCGCATCGACGTGCCGACGTTCATCTATGGCTCGCGCGACGACCACATCGTGCCGTGGCGCACGGCGTACGCGTCGGCGCCGTTGCTGACGGGCCCACAGCGTTTCGTGCTCGGTGCATCGGGGCATATTGCGGGCGTCATCAATCCGCCGGCGAAGGGCAAGCGCAGCTATTGGTCGCACGAAAACGATGAGAAGGCGTTGCCCGAGAATCCGGACGACTGGTTCGAAGGCGCCGTCGAGAAACCCGGCAGTTGGTGGCCGGACTGGATGGCGTGGCTCGACCAATACGGCGGCAAGAAGGTGAAGGTTCGGGTGCAGCTCGGATCGGCCGAGTATCCGGTCATCGAGCCGGCGCCTGGGCGGTATGTGCAAGAGCGCGACTGA
- a CDS encoding cystathionine beta-lyase has product MTDSASSRARQTRIVHPDIDLAPGFESFATPVMRASTVVFPDLAAVRGADWRSDAQWRYGLHATPTSAALAQRLAEIEGGKHALLQPSGLSAISNVYFGVVKAGDDVLIPDNVYSPNREHGNWLAHDFGVSVRYYDPMIGAGIAELIRPNTRLIWIEAPGSVTMEVPDVPAIAAAAHARKVVTAIDNTYSAGLAFRPLEHGVDISVQALTKYQSGGSDVLMGATITADDELHRALKLARMRMGIGVSVDDCSLVLRSLPSMKARFEAHDRSALALAHWLKARPEISAVLHPALPDCAGHAHFMRDFSGAGGLFSVVFDERFSASQVDAFVEALELFAIGWSWGGAHSLAMPYEVGAMRSASQWPHRGTLVRFYVGLEEEADLRADIEHAMAATLG; this is encoded by the coding sequence ATGACCGATTCCGCTTCCTCTCGCGCACGCCAGACTCGCATCGTCCACCCCGACATCGATCTCGCCCCGGGCTTCGAATCGTTTGCCACGCCTGTCATGCGCGCTTCGACTGTGGTGTTTCCCGATTTGGCGGCCGTGCGCGGGGCCGACTGGCGCAGCGACGCGCAGTGGCGCTACGGTCTACATGCGACGCCGACCTCGGCAGCGCTTGCGCAGCGGCTTGCCGAGATCGAGGGCGGCAAGCACGCGCTGTTGCAGCCGTCGGGGCTATCGGCGATTTCGAACGTCTACTTCGGTGTCGTGAAAGCCGGCGATGACGTTTTGATTCCCGACAACGTCTATTCGCCGAATCGAGAACACGGCAATTGGCTTGCGCACGATTTCGGCGTATCGGTGCGCTACTACGATCCGATGATCGGTGCCGGTATCGCGGAGCTGATCCGACCGAACACGCGTCTCATTTGGATCGAAGCACCGGGGTCGGTGACGATGGAAGTGCCCGACGTGCCCGCCATCGCGGCTGCCGCGCACGCGCGCAAGGTCGTGACGGCGATCGACAACACGTATTCCGCGGGCCTGGCGTTTCGTCCGCTCGAGCATGGCGTCGACATTTCCGTGCAGGCGCTCACGAAGTACCAGTCGGGCGGCAGCGACGTTCTGATGGGCGCGACGATCACGGCCGACGACGAGCTCCACCGCGCGCTGAAGCTCGCGCGCATGCGCATGGGAATCGGCGTGTCGGTCGATGACTGCTCGCTCGTGCTGCGCAGCTTGCCGAGCATGAAGGCCCGCTTCGAGGCGCATGACCGCAGCGCGCTCGCGCTCGCGCATTGGCTCAAGGCACGGCCCGAGATCTCGGCTGTGCTGCATCCCGCATTGCCGGACTGCGCGGGGCATGCCCATTTCATGCGCGATTTTTCAGGCGCGGGCGGGCTCTTTTCGGTTGTGTTCGACGAGCGCTTCAGTGCGTCGCAGGTCGATGCGTTCGTCGAAGCGCTCGAACTCTTTGCCATCGGTTGGAGCTGGGGCGGTGCGCATAGTTTGGCGATGCCGTACGAGGTGGGGGCGATGCGTTCGGCATCGCAGTGGCCGCACCGCGGCACGCTGGTGCGGTTTTACGTCGGGCTCGAGGAAGAGGCGGATCTGCGTGCCGACATCGAGCATGCCATGGCGGCGACGCTCGGTTGA